One genomic region from Drosophila subpulchrella strain 33 F10 #4 breed RU33 chromosome 2R, RU_Dsub_v1.1 Primary Assembly, whole genome shotgun sequence encodes:
- the LOC119549439 gene encoding uncharacterized protein LOC119549439 yields the protein MTDVSANSLDVSVDVVWPTIIVLAMLVINGFVFAYIMRKRREYKNQEEQQPVPHASYAATSELATTAPTDQEDDSCAIEMERL from the coding sequence ATGACCGATGTCAGTGCAAACAGTCTGGATGTGTCCGTGGATGTGGTCTGGCCCACGATAATCGTCCTGGCCATGCTGGTGATAAACGGCTTCGTGTTCGCCTACATCATGCGAAAGCGGCGGGAGTACAAGAATCAGGAGGAGCAACAACCTGTTCCGCACGCATCGTACGCGGCCACCAGCGAGTTGGCTACCACTGCACCCACGGACCAGGAGGACGATAGCTGTGCCATCGAGATGGAGCGACTGTAG
- the LOC119549438 gene encoding cathepsin L, protein MRTAVLLPLLALLAVAQAVSFADVIKEEWHEFKLEHRKNYLDETEERFRLKIFNENKHKIAKHNQRFAEGKVSFKLAVNKYADMLHHEFRSLMNGFNYTLHKELRAADESFKGVTFISPAYATLPKSVDWRQKGAVTEVKDQGHCGSCWAFSTTGALEGQHYRKTGVLVSLSEQNLVDCSTKYGNNGCNGGLMDNAFRYIKDNGGIDTEKSYPYEAIDDSCHFNKGTVGATDLGFTDIPQGDEKKMAEAVANIGPVSVAIDASHESFQFYSEGVYNEPQCDSQNLDHGVLVVGFGTEETGEDYWLVKNSWGTSWGDKGFIKMLRNKDNQCGIASASSYPLV, encoded by the exons ATGCGCACAGCTGTGTTACTGCCTCTTTTGGCCCTGCTGGCGGTGGCCCAGGCCGTTTCTTTCGCCGATGTGATCAAGGAGGAATGGCATGAGTTTAAG TTGGAGCACCGCAAGAATTACCTTGATGAGACCGAGGAACGCTTCCGCCTTAAGATCTTCAATGAGAACAAGCACAAGATTGCCAAGCACAACCAGCGATTTGCCGAGGGAAAGGTGAGCTTCAAACTGGCGGTCAACAAGTACGCCGATATGCTGCACCACGAATTCCGTTCCCTAATGAACGGCTTCAACTACACTCTGCACAAGGAGCTGCG CGCTGCCGATGAGAGCTTCAAGGGAGTCACCTTCATCTCGCCGGCTTATGCGACCCTGCCCAAATCTGTGGACTGGCGCCAGAAGGGAGCTGTGACCGAGGTCAAGGATCAGGGACATTGCGGCAGCTGCTGGGCCTTCTCCACCACAGGCGCCCTGGAGGGTCAGCATTACCGCAAGACCGGAGTGCTGGTCTCGCTCTCCGAGCAGAACCTGGTCGATTGCTCCACCAAGTATGGCAACAACGGATGCAACGGCGGTCTCATGGACAACGCCTTCCGTTACATCAAGGACAATGGAGGTATTGACACCGAGAAGTCGTATCCCTATGAAGCCATCGATGATTCCTGCCACTTCAACAAGGGCACAGTCGGAGCCACCGACCTTGGATTCACCGATATCCCCCAGGGTGATGAGAAAAAGATGGCTGAGGCTGTGGCCAACATTGGACCCGTTTCCGTTGCCATCGATGCCTCCCACGAATCCTTCCAGTTCTATTCGGAGGGCGTCTACAACGAGCCCCAGTGCGATTCCCAGAACCTGGACCATGGTGTGCTGGTTGTTGGTTTCGGCACCGAAGAGACTGGCGAGGATTATTGGCTGGTGAAGAACTCGTGGGGCACATCCTGGGGTGATAAGGGATTCATCAAGATGCTGCGCAACAAGGACAACCAGTGCGGCATTGCCAGCGCCTCCAGTTATCCCCTGGTCTAA
- the LOC119551519 gene encoding sulfotransferase 4A1-like — translation MENTPLKFPHEIRDLDESTNAELLEYFHGERTGFVQVGSEGYFFPQKFKKEAEKYYNFEARPDDVWIATVPRSGTTWTQELIWLVANGLDFEQAQQRTLNERFPFFEFPLFMHPKVKQELQEENKDSSEAVEFIEKISRPGYEALSELPRSQRRFIKTHFPFSLMPPSVLENKCKVIYVVRDPKDVAVSYYHLNRLFRTQGYVGDFERYWRYFQEGLNPWLPYYSHVKEARQHAHLSNVLFLRYEDMLVDLPGAVHSIANFLECPVKPEDLGRLLDHLSIKSFRENKSVNMHEMASVGILNKGEAGFVRNGAKTAHQPQQEFVENPNLLKNAIEWVEHNVKSLKAL, via the exons ATGGAAAATACGCCTCTGAAGTTTCCCCACGAAATTCGTGATCTGGACGAGTCCACCAATGCGGAGCTATTGGAGTACTTCCATG GCGAGCGGACTGGCTTTGTTCAGGTCGGATCGGAGGGATACTTTTTTCCCCAAAAGTTCAAGAAAGAGGCCGAAAAGTATTACAACTTTGAGGCTCGACCGGATGATGTTTGGATAGCCACGGTACCCAGATCGGGTACGACTTGGACGCAGGAGCTCATTTGGCTAGTGGCCAATGGACTGGATTTCGAGCAGGCCCAGCAGCGAACGCTTAACGAACGCTTTCCTTTCTTTGA GTTTCCGCTGTTTATGCATCCAAAAGTCAAGCAGGAGCTGCAGGAGGAGAACAAAGACTCATCTGAAGCCGTTGAGTTTATTGAGAAAATTTCCCGACCGGGATACGAGGCTCTGAGCGAGTTGCCCCGCTCTCAACGGCGATTTATCAAAACGCATTTTCCTTTTTCTCTGATGCCGCCAAGTGTTCTGGAAAACAAATGCAAG GTGATCTATGTGGTTCGCGATCCCAAGGATGTGGCGGTTTCCTATTACCATTTGAACAGACTTTTCCGCACTCAGGGTTACGTAGGAGATTTTGAGCGTTATTGGCGCTACTTTCAAGAAGGATTAA ATCCGTGGCTCCCTTATTATAGTCATGTGAAGGAGGCTCGCCAGCATGCCCATCTGTCCAATGTGCTCTTTCTGCGCTACGAAGACATGCTGGTGGATCTGCCAGGCGCGGTTCACAGCATAGCCAACTTCCTAGAGTGCCCAGTGAAGCCGGAGGACCTTGGTAGACTACTCGATCATCTGAGCATTAAAAGTTTTCGGGAGAACAAgtctgtaaacatgcacgaaATGGCCTCCGTTGGAATTCTTAACAAAGGAGAAGCCGGATTCGTCCGCAATGGCGCCAAAACCGCACATCAGCCACAACAGGAATTTGTCGAGAATCCCAATCTTTTGAAAAACGCCATCGAATGGGTGGAACATAATGTTAAAAGCCTCAAGGCCTTATAA
- the LOC119551518 gene encoding probable phenylalanine--tRNA ligase, mitochondrial encodes MLLTLRVQGTRHWVKCTRSLASSAAPEKSPSAQPQLEVNGSTYATDGWTNVTPKILSYLGANKHLQTDHPLSIIRQRIVNYFYGAYRNQRGNPLFSVYDKLNPVVTVQQNFDNLLIPADHVSRQKSDCYYINQHQLLRAHTTAHQVELISGGLDNFLVVGEVYRRDEIDSTHYPVFHQADAVRLVTKDKLFERNPGLELFEETWSGSVVDPKLILPSSKFMDQTKQPCHTLEAVKLMEHEMKHVLVGLTKDLFGPRIKYRWVDTYFPFTQPSWELEIYFKDNWLEVLGCGIMRHEILQRSGVHQSIGYAFGVGLERLAMVLFDIPDIRLFWSNDSGFLSQFSEKDLHSLPKYKPISHYPQCTNDLSFWLPEDIEVDAGFSPNDFYDLVRSVAGDMVEQISLVDKFKHPKTGKSSVCFRIVYRHMERTLTQAEVNEVHKQIASASVDSFNVQIR; translated from the exons ATGCTGTTGACACTTCGAGTGCAGGGAACTCGGCACTGGGTGAAGTGCACCCGAAGCCTGGCCAGCAGCGCGGCGCCGGAGAAGTCGCCCTCGGCCCAACCGCAGCTGGAGGTCAATGGGAGCACGTACGCCACCGACGGCTGGACGAATGTAACGCCCAAGATTCTCTCCTACCTGGGGGCCAACAAGCACCTGCAGACGGACCACCCGCTGTCCATCATCCGCCAGCGCATCGTCAACTACTTCTATGGAGCGTATCGAAACCAGAGGGGCAATCCGCTGTTCTCCGTGTACGACAAACTCAATCCGGTGGTCACTGTGCAGCAGAACTTTGACAATCTGCTGATACCCGCCGATCATGTGAGTCGCCAAAAGTCCGACTGCTATTACATCAATCAGCATCAACTGCTGCGCGCCCACACCACCGCCCACCAGGTGGAACTGATCTCGGGCGGATTGGACAACTTTCTGGTGGTGGGCGAGGTGTATCGACGGGACGAGATCGACAGTACCCACTATCCAGTGTTTCATCAGGCGGACGCGGTTCGTCTAGTCACCAAGGACAAGCTCTTCGAGCGCAATCCCGGCCTCGAACTGTTCGAGGAGACGTGGTCCGGCTCGGTGGTCGATCCTAAGCTCATCCTGCCCTCCTCCAAGTTCATGGACCAGACCAAGCAGCCCTGCCACACGCTGGAGGCTGTCAAGCTGATGGAGCACGAGATGAAGCACGTGCTGGTGGGCCTGACGAAGGATTTGTTTGGGCCACGCATCAAGTACCGGTGGGTGGACACCTATTTTCCGTTCACTCAACCCTCCTGGGAGCTGGAGATCTACTTCAAGGACAACTGGCTGGAGGTGCTGGGCTGCGGCATCATGCGCCACGAGATTCTGCAGCGATCTGGCGTCCATCAGTCGATTGGCTATGCCTTTGGTGTTGGTCTAGAGCGACTGGCCATGGTGCTGTTTGATATACCCGACATCCGCCTCTTCTGGTCGAACGACAGTGGCTTCTTGTCGCAGTTCAGCGAAAAGGACCTGCACAGTCTGCCTAAGTACAAACCCATCTCCCACTATCCGCAGTGCACAAACGACTTGTCCTTCTGGTTGCCCGAAGACATAGAAGTGGATGCCGGCTTCTCGCCCAACGACTTTTATGATCTGGTTCGTTCTGTAGCTGGTGATATGGTGGAGCAG ATCAGCTTGGTCGACAAGTTCAAGCACCCAAAGACGGGGAAGTCGAGTGTCTGCTTCCGCATAGTTTACCGCCACATGGAGCGCACGCTAACCCAGGCGGAGGTCAACGAAGTCCACAAACAGATCGCCAGTGCCAGTGTGGATAGTTTCAATGTGCAAATACGTTAG
- the LOC119551520 gene encoding sulfotransferase 1C4-like, protein MENTPLKFPHEIRDVDESTNAELLEYFHGERTGFVQVGSEGYFFPQKFKEEAEKYYNFEARPDDVWIATVPRSGTTWTQELIWLVANELDFEQAQQLPLTERFPFFEFPLFMHPKVKQELQEENKDSSEAVEFIEKISRPGYEALSELPRSQRRFIKTHFPFSLMPPSVLENKCKVIYVVRDPKDVAVSYYHLNRLFRTQGYVGDFERYWRYFQKGLNPWLPYYSHVKEARQHAHLSNVLFLRYEDMLVDLPGAVHSIANFLECPVKPEDLGRLLDHLSIKSFRENKSVNMHEMASVGILNKGEAGFVRSGAKTAHQPQQEFVENPNLLKNANEWVEHNVKCLKAI, encoded by the exons ATGGAAAATACGCCTCTGAAGTTTCCCCACGAAATTCGTGATGTGGACGAGTCCACCAATGCGGAGCTATTGGAGTACTTCCATG GCGAGCGGACTGGCTTTGTTCAGGTCGGATCGGAGGGATACTTTTTTCCCCAAAAGTTCAAGGAAGAGGCCGAAAAGTATTACAACTTTGAGGCTCGACCAGATGATGTTTGGATAGCCACGGTACCTAGATCGGGTACGACTTGGACGCAAGAGCTCATTTGGCTTGTGGCCAATGAACTAGATTTCGAGCAGGCCCAGCAACTACCGCTTACCGAACGCTTTCCTTTCTTTGA GTTTCCGCTGTTTATGCATCCAAAAGTCAAGCAGGAGCTGCAGGAGGAGAACAAAGACTCATCTGAAGCCGTTGAGTTTATTGAGAAAATTTCCCGACCGGGATACGAGGCTCTGAGCGAGTTGCCCCGCTCTCAACGGCGATTTATCAAAACGCATTTTCCTTTTTCTCTGATGCCGCCAAGTGTTCTGGAAAATAAATGCAAG GTGATATATGTGGTTCGCGATCCCAAGGATGTGGCGGTTTCCTATTACCATTTGAACAGACTTTTCCGCACTCAGGGTTACGTAGGAGATTTTGAGCGTTATTGGCGCTACTTTCAAAAAGGATTAA ATCCGTGGCTCCCTTATTATAGTCATGTGAAGGAGGCTCGCCAGCATGCCCATCTGTCCAATGTGCTCTTTCTGCGCTACGAAGACATGCTGGTGGATCTGCCAGGCGCGGTTCACAGCATAGCCAACTTCCTAGAGTGCCCAGTGAAGCCGGAGGACCTTGGTAGACTACTCGATCATCTGAGCATTAAAAGTTTTCGGGAGAACAAgtctgtaaacatgcacgaaATGGCCTCCGTTGGAATCCTTAACAAAGGAGAAGCCGGATTCGTTCGCAGTGGCGCCAAAACCGCACATCAGCCACAACAGGAATTTGTCGAGAATCCCAATCTTTTGAAAAACGCCAACGAATGGGTGGAACATAATGTTAAATGCCTCAAGGCCATATAA